A genomic region of Marinobacter szutsaonensis contains the following coding sequences:
- a CDS encoding fumarate hydratase → MTTVIRQDDLIESVADALQFISYYHPKDFIQGVYEAYQKEESQAAKDAMAQILINSRMCAQGHRPICQDTGIVTVFVNIGMDVKFECDQPLDDVINEGVRRAYTHPDNVLRASVLADPDGKRQNTKDNTPAIIHYKMVPGNTVEVHVAAKGGGSEAKSKFAMLNPSDSVVDWVLKMVPQMGAGWCPPGMLGIGIGGTAEKAMELAKEALLDPIDIHDLQARGASNRSEELRLELFEKVNELGIGAQGLGGLTTVLDVKVKDYPTHAANKPVAIIPNCAATRHAHFTLDGTGPSLQTPPSLDDWPEITWEVGENVRRVNLDTVTPEDVKEWQPGETVLLSGKMLTGRDAAHKKMVDMIEAGEELPVDLKGRFIYYVGPVDPVREEVVGPAGPTTATRMDKFTDTMLEKTGLTGMIGKAERGQVAIDAIKKHGAVYLMAVGGAAYLVSKAIKEAKVVAFEELGMEAIYEFEVEDMPVTVAVDSRGSSVHQTGPVEWHDKIIAAKAV, encoded by the coding sequence ATGACCACCGTAATCCGCCAGGACGACCTGATTGAGAGTGTAGCGGACGCGCTGCAATTCATTTCCTACTACCATCCCAAGGACTTCATCCAGGGCGTGTATGAGGCCTACCAGAAGGAAGAGTCCCAGGCGGCGAAGGATGCCATGGCCCAGATCCTGATCAACTCGCGGATGTGTGCCCAGGGCCACCGTCCGATCTGTCAGGATACCGGTATCGTTACGGTTTTCGTGAACATCGGTATGGATGTGAAGTTCGAGTGCGACCAGCCTCTGGACGATGTGATCAACGAAGGCGTCCGTCGCGCCTACACCCATCCGGACAATGTGCTGCGCGCTTCGGTGCTGGCGGATCCGGATGGCAAGCGCCAGAACACCAAGGACAACACTCCGGCCATCATTCACTACAAGATGGTCCCGGGTAACACGGTTGAGGTTCACGTGGCTGCCAAGGGCGGCGGTTCCGAAGCGAAGTCCAAGTTCGCCATGCTGAACCCGTCCGATTCCGTGGTGGACTGGGTTCTGAAGATGGTGCCGCAGATGGGTGCCGGCTGGTGTCCGCCGGGCATGCTGGGTATTGGTATCGGTGGTACCGCCGAGAAGGCGATGGAACTGGCCAAGGAAGCTTTGCTGGATCCGATTGACATCCACGACCTGCAGGCCCGTGGTGCTTCCAACCGTTCCGAAGAGCTGCGCCTGGAACTGTTCGAGAAGGTCAACGAGCTGGGCATCGGTGCCCAGGGCCTGGGCGGTCTGACCACCGTTCTGGATGTGAAGGTCAAGGATTACCCGACCCACGCCGCCAACAAGCCGGTGGCGATCATCCCCAACTGCGCGGCCACTCGCCACGCGCACTTCACCCTGGATGGCACTGGTCCGTCCCTGCAGACCCCGCCGAGCCTGGATGACTGGCCGGAGATCACCTGGGAAGTGGGCGAGAATGTTCGCCGGGTGAACCTGGATACCGTCACTCCGGAAGACGTGAAAGAGTGGCAGCCGGGTGAAACCGTCCTGCTGTCCGGCAAGATGCTGACCGGCCGTGACGCGGCCCACAAGAAGATGGTGGACATGATCGAAGCCGGTGAAGAGCTGCCGGTGGATCTGAAGGGCCGCTTCATCTATTACGTGGGCCCGGTGGATCCGGTACGCGAAGAAGTGGTTGGTCCTGCCGGCCCGACTACCGCCACCCGCATGGACAAGTTTACCGACACCATGCTGGAGAAAACCGGCCTGACCGGCATGATCGGTAAAGCCGAGCGTGGCCAGGTCGCGATTGACGCGATCAAGAAGCACGGCGCGGTGTATCTGATGGCGGTGGGTGGTGCGGCTTACCTGGTGTCCAAGGCGATCAAGGAAGCCAAGGTGGTGGCCTTTGAAGAGCTGGGTATGGAAGCCATCTACGAGTTCGAAGTGGAAGACATGCCAGTAACCGTGGCGGTGGATTCACGGGGCAGCTCCGTGCACCAGACCGGGCCGGTTGAGTGGCATGACAAGATCATTGCTGCCAAGGCGGTTTAA
- a CDS encoding MECDP-synthase yields the protein MFKKTLISLAVASSVGLTGCWSSGDEGANANPDYQITDTTIDNTLVRPIFDPVLTSPTFDIPANFDLVLLLGAGQSTNYDFTGFSTGTDPASASVSDLAGYSTSGQINIRMNGSVNPETVIANQTVHLVPLNMKPVSAATPDIELTANPSYIDTENPFDLEKLGAQRIRAEVVSLDGGSDNVIRITPLEPLADQTKYLVLVTDGVKGADGRPTEQSVPYSQIAGDGPLGNPAFQSIRDVLNAAINLSDAWLGANGIDQDVTLAYTMTTSNTKTVFNAITAPGTYLGTLGQQVVLYSALQVVKDNLPEDATASTVFAALADALSASPSNTELAQKVGAAVAPYSQDETLGPQVVGSIVSDLPFPKPRTTAVYDSTIKSAATLPAISNSGNDALIGAAQLVNVSEGAIELPYYQKLPGTDGTPLITGMWRGDTQVEAGLNATIDVFKETYSSLSNFSFPRDSDGTFNLTQYMPFPEENAKVAVPVTIYYPNVAAVSAATGNTLDCSSATGSGITDVVIFQHGITVDRSVATIPAINLTAQSISQGKCIATIAIDQPLHGLSGSTVGTIPGLTPADQYIDPADFPDADYVGERHFYYSTPEGAFSPQQESAITDVRSGSLFINLTSMQTTRDNLRQGVMDLLNLSATIANGSLDIDGSNTNYGQNQLHTKNVHFVGHSLGGITGSVFASMLENPTLRGTNSATGTLFYPELASISLMNTGGQLTKLVENSPSLAPPVLGGLAAAGVSQGTSTLEAFLYVLQSTIDNVDPVNYGKNLGAFATANGTGILVSEVVGDLTVPNEANVAPLDQALSAPLAGTEPLMALIDIGAGGGVLNDGTGTNLISASNPVPVGSPANAASFYFGQNPCVNANHGTFVAPAAPANEVCPEGSNTSAAFADMIGEVIGNVTQQAIPVTNPAVLGDSMTVEFALDQN from the coding sequence ATGTTCAAGAAAACACTAATAAGTCTTGCCGTGGCGTCTTCCGTTGGACTTACAGGCTGCTGGAGCAGCGGTGACGAGGGGGCGAATGCTAATCCGGACTACCAGATTACTGATACCACAATCGATAACACCCTTGTCAGGCCCATTTTTGACCCCGTACTGACATCTCCTACCTTCGACATTCCGGCAAACTTTGACCTTGTTCTTTTGCTGGGTGCGGGCCAGAGCACTAACTACGACTTTACCGGCTTTTCCACGGGCACTGACCCCGCTTCTGCATCTGTCAGTGATTTGGCTGGCTACTCCACTTCCGGTCAGATCAATATTCGCATGAATGGCTCAGTCAACCCAGAGACCGTCATTGCAAACCAGACAGTTCATTTGGTGCCGCTCAACATGAAACCGGTGTCTGCAGCGACTCCAGACATTGAGCTGACCGCAAATCCCTCTTACATCGACACAGAAAACCCTTTTGACCTCGAAAAGCTTGGCGCTCAAAGAATCCGCGCCGAAGTCGTTTCACTCGACGGCGGATCGGACAACGTTATTCGAATCACTCCGCTTGAGCCGTTGGCAGACCAGACCAAATATCTGGTGCTAGTGACAGACGGGGTAAAAGGTGCCGATGGTCGCCCCACCGAACAGTCTGTTCCTTATAGCCAGATCGCCGGAGATGGGCCTCTGGGTAACCCGGCCTTCCAGTCCATTCGCGACGTTTTGAATGCAGCAATCAACTTGTCTGATGCCTGGTTAGGGGCAAACGGCATCGATCAGGATGTAACACTTGCTTACACCATGACGACGTCAAATACCAAAACGGTATTCAACGCCATTACCGCTCCCGGAACCTACCTTGGAACGCTTGGTCAGCAAGTCGTTCTTTATTCTGCTCTCCAGGTTGTGAAAGACAACCTGCCGGAAGATGCGACAGCATCAACAGTGTTTGCAGCCCTGGCAGACGCACTGAGCGCCAGTCCGAGCAACACCGAACTCGCTCAAAAAGTCGGAGCAGCGGTCGCTCCATACAGTCAGGACGAAACGTTAGGTCCCCAGGTAGTCGGATCCATCGTTTCCGACCTGCCCTTCCCCAAGCCTAGAACAACCGCTGTATATGACTCCACCATCAAATCTGCTGCTACTTTGCCGGCCATCTCAAACTCCGGTAACGATGCGCTGATTGGAGCGGCACAACTGGTCAATGTCTCAGAGGGAGCAATTGAGCTTCCCTATTACCAAAAGTTGCCCGGTACAGATGGAACACCACTTATTACTGGAATGTGGCGCGGTGACACTCAGGTCGAAGCCGGCTTAAACGCTACAATCGATGTCTTCAAAGAGACTTACTCGTCTCTCTCGAACTTTAGCTTCCCCCGGGATAGCGATGGAACCTTCAACTTGACTCAGTACATGCCATTCCCGGAAGAGAATGCGAAAGTCGCGGTACCGGTTACCATCTATTATCCCAACGTAGCGGCAGTCTCTGCAGCAACGGGAAACACACTGGACTGTAGCTCCGCAACCGGGTCAGGCATCACAGACGTGGTGATTTTCCAGCATGGCATTACTGTTGATCGGAGCGTTGCAACGATCCCAGCCATTAACCTGACCGCGCAGTCTATAAGTCAAGGCAAGTGCATTGCGACAATTGCCATAGATCAACCGCTCCATGGACTCAGTGGATCCACGGTCGGCACCATTCCAGGACTGACCCCCGCTGATCAGTATATCGACCCGGCTGATTTCCCGGATGCAGATTATGTTGGGGAGCGCCACTTCTATTACAGCACCCCAGAGGGCGCCTTCAGTCCGCAACAAGAGAGTGCAATCACCGACGTGCGCTCCGGCAGCCTGTTTATAAACCTGACCAGCATGCAAACAACCAGAGACAACCTGAGACAGGGTGTTATGGATTTGCTGAATCTGTCAGCAACCATTGCGAACGGTTCGCTCGACATCGATGGCAGTAATACAAATTACGGCCAGAACCAGCTTCACACCAAGAACGTTCACTTTGTGGGCCACTCCCTTGGTGGTATCACTGGTTCAGTGTTTGCGTCGATGCTGGAAAATCCGACCCTCCGAGGAACGAACTCAGCCACGGGGACTCTCTTTTACCCAGAGTTAGCCTCCATTTCTCTGATGAACACTGGTGGTCAGCTTACCAAACTGGTTGAGAACTCCCCATCCCTTGCACCGCCAGTGCTCGGCGGTTTGGCTGCTGCTGGAGTATCTCAGGGGACCTCGACACTTGAGGCATTCCTGTATGTACTTCAGTCCACTATCGACAATGTTGACCCGGTCAACTACGGCAAGAACCTGGGCGCATTCGCAACCGCCAATGGCACAGGCATTTTAGTGTCAGAAGTAGTCGGCGACTTAACGGTGCCCAATGAGGCTAACGTTGCACCTCTGGATCAGGCCCTCTCCGCTCCGTTGGCGGGCACTGAGCCTCTGATGGCGCTGATCGACATTGGTGCAGGCGGCGGAGTACTTAATGATGGGACAGGTACTAATCTGATCTCGGCCAGCAACCCTGTTCCTGTGGGTAGCCCAGCAAATGCTGCATCGTTCTACTTCGGGCAAAATCCTTGCGTGAACGCGAACCATGGCACATTTGTAGCACCAGCAGCACCAGCTAACGAGGTGTGTCCGGAGGGTTCAAATACCTCAGCCGCGTTTGCCGATATGATTGGCGAGGTTATTGGCAATGTTACTCAACAAGCTATCCCGGTTACGAATCCCGCAGTTTTGGGTGATAGCATGACTGTTGAGTTTGCTTTGGATCAGAACTAA
- a CDS encoding RimK/LysX family protein — MGYKRSRAGFPFLSVIAAAGLSLVLAGCSSDRYFMVPKKDLTELNSSVQSQRATLVTMEGNASVRHEQLLQREELSTQTILEAIENKVEKPVCPPVQPQRACPTLEDTGRADRLKGKVIVGEVEKFYLAGPGLVYTARIDSGAETSSLDARNITRFERDGSNWVRFDVPVPGTDELVTMEKEISRRVRIIQASAEDSERRVVVELQFAIGDHKQVAEFTLADRSNLTYEVLIGRNVLRDVMLIDVGKEFATELPKNLKRNGDDA; from the coding sequence ATGGGTTACAAACGTTCGCGGGCTGGTTTTCCGTTCCTTTCTGTTATCGCGGCCGCCGGGCTGAGCCTGGTACTGGCCGGCTGCTCGTCGGACCGCTACTTCATGGTTCCGAAAAAAGACCTGACAGAACTGAACTCCTCGGTACAGTCCCAACGGGCAACGCTGGTCACCATGGAAGGCAATGCGTCGGTTCGCCATGAGCAACTCCTGCAGCGGGAAGAACTGTCTACCCAGACCATCCTGGAAGCGATTGAAAACAAGGTTGAAAAGCCGGTCTGCCCGCCAGTCCAGCCGCAGCGGGCATGCCCCACTCTCGAGGACACCGGCCGTGCCGACCGCCTGAAAGGCAAGGTTATCGTCGGCGAGGTGGAAAAATTCTACCTGGCCGGACCCGGTCTGGTTTATACCGCCCGAATCGACAGCGGCGCCGAAACCTCTTCCCTGGATGCCCGCAATATCACCCGTTTCGAACGGGATGGCAGCAACTGGGTGCGCTTTGATGTCCCGGTCCCGGGCACGGATGAGCTGGTGACCATGGAGAAAGAGATTTCCCGCCGCGTTCGCATCATCCAGGCCAGTGCCGAGGATTCTGAACGCCGTGTGGTGGTGGAGCTCCAGTTTGCCATCGGCGACCACAAACAGGTTGCCGAGTTCACCCTTGCCGATCGCAGCAACCTCACCTACGAAGTACTTATCGGCCGCAACGTGCTCCGGGATGTCATGTTGATTGATGTCGGCAAGGAGTTTGCCACCGAACTGCCCAAGAACCTGAAACGGAACGGAGACGACGCTTGA
- a CDS encoding CaiB/BaiF CoA-transferase family protein — MAGPLKSLKVLDFSTLLPGPYATMLLADMGAEVLRIEAPDRVDLIKVMPPFDGKFSTAFSYLTRGKDTLQLNLKKEGAADKVKELVKDYDIVVEQFRPGVMDRLGIGYETLREINPGLIYCAITGYGQTGPYKDRAGHDINYLSIAGVSSHCGRADSGPPPMGIQIADVAGGSHHAVMGILAAVIERQQTGKGQFVDISMTDAAFALNAMSGAACLAGGVEQKPEGGMLNGGSFYDYYQTKDGRWLSVGSLEPQFSARLCDTLGLSEMKSLALSQKPDDQKQLKEAIQEKVKGKTLAEWQEVFAGQDACVEPVLTISEAAEHPQLKARGMVIEVDRGDGEMHKQLGCPVRFC; from the coding sequence ATGGCAGGCCCTTTGAAGTCACTGAAGGTTCTGGATTTCAGCACGCTGCTGCCCGGCCCCTACGCCACCATGCTACTGGCCGATATGGGGGCAGAAGTACTTCGAATCGAGGCACCGGACCGGGTAGACCTCATCAAGGTGATGCCTCCCTTCGACGGCAAGTTCAGCACCGCGTTTTCCTACCTCACTCGTGGCAAGGACACCTTGCAACTCAACCTGAAGAAGGAGGGTGCTGCCGACAAGGTGAAAGAGCTGGTCAAGGACTACGACATCGTGGTCGAGCAGTTCCGCCCCGGTGTGATGGACCGCCTGGGCATCGGCTACGAGACCCTGCGTGAGATCAACCCCGGGCTGATCTACTGTGCCATTACCGGCTACGGCCAGACCGGCCCCTACAAAGACCGCGCAGGCCACGACATCAACTACCTCTCCATCGCTGGCGTCTCCAGCCACTGCGGCCGCGCAGACAGCGGCCCGCCTCCCATGGGTATCCAGATTGCCGACGTCGCCGGCGGCTCCCATCACGCCGTCATGGGCATCCTCGCCGCCGTTATTGAACGCCAGCAGACCGGCAAGGGCCAGTTCGTGGACATCAGCATGACCGACGCTGCTTTCGCCCTCAACGCCATGTCCGGCGCGGCCTGCCTGGCTGGTGGCGTGGAGCAGAAGCCCGAGGGCGGCATGCTCAATGGAGGTTCTTTCTATGATTACTACCAGACCAAAGATGGCCGCTGGCTGTCGGTGGGTAGCCTGGAGCCGCAGTTCTCGGCACGGCTGTGTGACACCCTCGGGCTGTCCGAGATGAAAAGCCTGGCATTGAGCCAGAAGCCGGATGATCAGAAGCAGCTGAAGGAGGCCATTCAGGAGAAAGTGAAAGGAAAGACGCTGGCGGAGTGGCAGGAGGTTTTTGCCGGGCAGGACGCCTGTGTAGAGCCGGTGCTGACGATTTCAGAAGCGGCGGAGCATCCGCAGTTGAAGGCCAGGGGGATGGTGATTGAGGTGGATCGAGGGGATGGGGAGATGCACAAGCAGTTGGGCTGTCCCGTGCGGTTTTGCTAG
- a CDS encoding enoyl-CoA hydratase, translating into MTDLILTEKTDRILTVRLNRPDRKNALTHDMYTAMGDALEQAESDSDIRCTLFTGTEECFTAGNDLSEFAQGLPGEFRETPVGRFLLLLATATKPVVAAVNGPAVGIGTTMLLHCDLVVAGTNTRFQMPFANLGLCPEGGSSLLLPAWLGRVRAAELLMLGNAFTAEDALEMGIINRVCDPTETEDSARELCRQLAAQAPAAIRATKQLLNRPVMESLKDTMLTEGALFSERLKSPEAAEAFRAFMEKRQPDFSSFD; encoded by the coding sequence GTGACCGATCTCATCCTCACTGAAAAAACAGACCGAATTCTGACCGTTCGCCTCAACCGTCCGGACCGCAAGAACGCCCTCACCCACGATATGTACACCGCCATGGGCGACGCCCTGGAACAGGCAGAATCCGACAGCGACATCCGCTGCACCCTGTTCACAGGCACCGAGGAGTGCTTCACTGCCGGCAACGACCTGAGCGAATTTGCCCAGGGCCTCCCCGGTGAATTCCGGGAAACGCCAGTCGGCCGCTTCCTCTTATTACTGGCAACCGCCACCAAACCGGTGGTGGCCGCAGTCAATGGCCCGGCCGTAGGCATTGGCACCACCATGCTCTTGCACTGCGACCTCGTGGTAGCCGGCACCAACACCCGCTTCCAGATGCCCTTCGCCAACCTGGGCCTATGCCCGGAAGGCGGCTCCAGCCTGCTGTTACCCGCCTGGCTCGGGCGAGTACGGGCGGCAGAGCTGCTGATGCTCGGCAACGCGTTTACCGCAGAAGACGCCCTTGAGATGGGCATCATCAACCGCGTCTGCGATCCCACCGAAACCGAAGACTCTGCCCGAGAACTATGCCGCCAGCTGGCCGCCCAGGCACCAGCTGCTATCCGCGCCACAAAACAGCTGCTGAACCGGCCCGTGATGGAGAGCCTGAAAGACACCATGCTGACCGAAGGCGCGTTGTTCAGCGAACGCCTAAAATCCCCCGAAGCCGCCGAGGCATTCCGCGCCTTCATGGAAAAACGACAGCCCGATTTCTCCTCCTTCGACTGA
- a CDS encoding AraC family transcriptional regulator produces MPNLTVSRHFVQAALVGAEAQGLDTREMLKEAGISPDLLRIEMARVSSDQFSRLMQVLWNRTGDEFMGLGPRRARTGTFATMCALVIDCPNLEAVYRQAFQFSRLFEPMVSMELEVEDEQARLVLRIEGEIYDPSYFLRESILVIWHRLGSWLIGQPVELNKAEFDYPRPPHGDEYRHIFHCPLEFESGQTALTFDKRFLSAPVIRDKPEMRQFLKTSPADLLSRPDESNTWTGRIRALIGRDFSKPLPDFEWIASELHTSPQTLRRRLKQENTSFQEIKDLLRRDMAIYYLGRQELPINDIAEKVGFTEPSTFHRAFKKWTGVTPGAYREGERGNLES; encoded by the coding sequence ATGCCCAACCTGACGGTTTCAAGACATTTTGTGCAGGCAGCTTTGGTCGGTGCCGAGGCGCAGGGGCTGGACACCCGGGAGATGCTGAAGGAAGCCGGGATTTCTCCGGATCTGCTGCGCATCGAGATGGCACGGGTCAGCAGTGACCAGTTCAGCCGGCTGATGCAGGTGCTCTGGAACCGCACCGGGGATGAGTTCATGGGACTAGGGCCACGACGGGCCAGGACAGGCACCTTTGCGACCATGTGCGCGCTGGTCATCGATTGCCCCAATCTCGAGGCCGTTTACCGCCAGGCATTCCAGTTCTCACGCCTGTTCGAGCCCATGGTGTCCATGGAACTGGAAGTCGAAGATGAGCAGGCCCGGCTGGTGCTGCGTATCGAAGGCGAGATCTACGATCCCAGTTACTTCCTGCGCGAGAGCATTCTGGTGATCTGGCATCGTCTGGGCAGCTGGCTGATCGGTCAGCCGGTGGAGCTGAACAAGGCCGAATTCGACTACCCTCGCCCGCCCCACGGTGATGAGTACCGGCATATCTTCCACTGCCCGCTGGAATTCGAGTCAGGTCAGACCGCCCTCACCTTCGACAAGCGCTTTCTGTCGGCGCCGGTTATCCGGGACAAGCCGGAAATGCGCCAATTTCTCAAGACCTCGCCGGCAGACCTGCTCTCCCGGCCCGACGAAAGCAATACCTGGACCGGCAGGATCCGCGCACTGATTGGTAGGGATTTCTCCAAACCGCTGCCGGATTTCGAGTGGATTGCCTCGGAACTGCATACCAGCCCGCAAACTCTACGGCGGCGCCTGAAACAGGAAAATACTTCCTTCCAGGAGATCAAGGATCTGCTGCGGCGGGACATGGCCATCTACTACCTGGGCCGGCAGGAATTGCCAATCAATGACATCGCGGAGAAGGTGGGCTTTACCGAGCCCTCCACGTTCCACCGCGCCTTCAAGAAATGGACGGGCGTCACCCCCGGCGCCTATCGCGAGGGTGAACGGGGAAATCTCGAGTCGTAG
- the rmuC gene encoding DNA recombination protein RmuC, whose product MPEAITRWIVVASPELMAGLVGVLALLIVLLAVFLIRSARKADAWQNRAFDAETRVAGLESDVGGKRQWIEQLEGERKNLQNRIEDLSGELHRVRLRLREQEVALDRERRSAAEKLELLERNRDALKQEFENLANRIFDQKNERFTQQTRTSLDSLLNPFRDQLQDFRKRVEDVYTTETRDRQALRSEIKSLQELNRQITEEAANLTKALKGDKKIQGNWGELILERVLEKSGLRKGVEYETQGSYRDGDHQLLRPDVVVHLPDNRNLIVDSKVSLQAYQQWVNEEDESARADALKQHVEAVRNHIRTLSEKDYSQLHGLHSPDFVLLFMPIEPAFVAAFQQDENLFAEAFERKIIVVTPTTLLATLRTIENIWRYERQSQNARRIADRASAVYDKLRVFVEAMERLGSQLQTAQGSYDSAMNTLTRGRGNLISQANRFVELGVRVKRELPRGILEQAEVDAEDTEMEAAMNADNQQE is encoded by the coding sequence GTGCCGGAAGCGATAACCCGATGGATAGTAGTGGCCTCGCCGGAATTGATGGCTGGATTAGTGGGCGTGCTGGCACTGTTGATAGTGCTTCTTGCCGTTTTCCTGATTCGCTCGGCCCGCAAGGCTGATGCCTGGCAGAACCGGGCCTTTGACGCCGAGACCAGGGTCGCCGGACTCGAGTCGGACGTTGGCGGCAAGCGCCAGTGGATCGAACAGCTGGAAGGCGAGCGCAAAAATCTTCAGAACCGGATCGAGGATCTTTCCGGCGAGTTGCACCGTGTGAGGCTGAGGCTTCGGGAGCAGGAGGTCGCGCTGGACCGGGAACGCCGTTCCGCAGCGGAGAAACTGGAACTACTGGAACGTAACCGGGACGCGCTGAAGCAGGAGTTCGAGAATCTCGCCAACCGGATTTTCGATCAGAAGAACGAGCGTTTCACCCAGCAAACCCGCACGAGCCTGGACAGCCTGCTCAATCCCTTCCGGGACCAGTTGCAGGATTTCCGCAAACGCGTGGAGGACGTATACACCACCGAGACCCGGGACCGCCAGGCACTTCGCAGTGAGATCAAATCACTGCAGGAGCTGAACCGGCAGATTACCGAGGAAGCGGCCAACCTGACCAAGGCCCTGAAGGGTGACAAGAAGATCCAGGGTAACTGGGGCGAGCTGATCCTGGAGCGGGTGCTTGAGAAGTCCGGTCTGCGCAAGGGCGTGGAGTATGAAACCCAGGGCAGTTACCGGGACGGTGACCACCAGCTGTTGCGCCCGGATGTGGTGGTGCACCTGCCGGATAACCGGAACCTGATCGTGGATTCCAAGGTATCCCTGCAGGCCTACCAGCAGTGGGTCAACGAGGAAGACGAGAGTGCGCGGGCAGATGCCCTGAAACAGCACGTGGAGGCGGTCAGGAACCACATCCGCACCCTGAGCGAGAAAGACTATAGCCAGCTCCATGGCCTGCATTCGCCAGATTTCGTGCTGTTGTTCATGCCCATCGAGCCGGCGTTCGTGGCAGCTTTTCAGCAGGACGAGAACCTTTTCGCAGAAGCCTTTGAGCGAAAGATTATTGTGGTCACTCCGACCACGCTCCTGGCCACGCTGCGGACCATCGAGAACATCTGGCGCTATGAACGCCAGAGCCAGAATGCCCGGCGGATTGCGGACCGGGCCAGTGCGGTCTACGACAAGTTGAGGGTCTTTGTCGAAGCCATGGAACGCCTGGGCAGCCAGTTGCAAACAGCCCAGGGTAGCTATGATTCGGCCATGAATACGTTGACCCGGGGCCGTGGTAACCTGATTTCACAGGCGAACCGGTTTGTGGAGTTGGGCGTGAGGGTCAAGAGAGAACTTCCCCGTGGCATCCTGGAGCAGGCCGAAGTGGATGCCGAAGATACCGAGATGGAAGCGGCAATGAACGCCGATAACCAGCAGGAGTAA
- a CDS encoding inactive transglutaminase family protein: MTTRSRIPFYVAVLLLIGAGIALAIWRHVELGIPWLTGEQRPVWMVEARVDFDGTEEPVLASLNIPEQPPGFSIISEQAASPGYGFSIVENSGGRRAEWSKREVSGPQTLYFKAQFIPTDDSQPRRLVREPRPREMFWEEPQATAVREVLTQARERSSTPESMTRELIRLMQPDTRTQNTTLLVAEENYLQLVVDMLNHAGIPARTADGLRLEDARRRQQLMPFLQIYNGDQWLTFDPQTAEQGVPENLLLWRQGSESLLDVVGGDNSEVSFSMLRQTVPALQLATMQAESNGLGFLSFYELPVEEQSMFRMLLLLPLGALIVAFMRMVIGIRTSGTFMPVLIAVAFVQTTLLPGLIAFLSVVAIGLLMRGYLSSLNLLLVSRISALIILVIFITAGLSIIGYQMGFNTGMTVTFFPMVIIAWTIERMSILWEEEGVREVMIQGSGSLFVAICAYLVMSAPLAGHLTFNFPELHLVILGFILLMGQYTGYKLSELRRFSPMKVYD; the protein is encoded by the coding sequence TTGACCACCCGTTCACGCATTCCGTTTTACGTCGCCGTCCTGCTACTGATCGGGGCTGGCATAGCCCTGGCCATCTGGCGCCATGTCGAGCTGGGCATTCCCTGGTTAACCGGGGAACAACGCCCGGTCTGGATGGTCGAGGCCCGGGTGGATTTTGACGGAACCGAGGAGCCAGTGCTGGCCAGCCTCAACATCCCGGAACAACCGCCGGGCTTCAGTATCATCTCCGAACAGGCCGCCTCTCCGGGTTATGGGTTCTCCATTGTGGAAAACTCCGGTGGCCGCAGGGCGGAATGGAGCAAACGCGAAGTCTCCGGGCCGCAAACCCTGTATTTCAAGGCCCAGTTCATTCCCACGGATGATTCCCAGCCCAGGCGGCTGGTACGGGAACCGCGACCCCGTGAAATGTTCTGGGAAGAACCCCAGGCAACCGCCGTACGGGAAGTGCTGACCCAGGCCCGCGAGCGCTCCAGCACGCCCGAAAGCATGACCCGTGAGCTGATCCGGCTGATGCAGCCGGACACCCGGACCCAGAACACCACGCTGCTGGTGGCCGAGGAGAATTACCTCCAGCTGGTGGTGGATATGCTCAATCACGCCGGCATACCCGCCCGCACCGCCGATGGCCTGCGGCTCGAGGATGCCCGCCGCCGCCAGCAGCTGATGCCCTTCCTGCAGATTTACAATGGTGATCAATGGCTGACCTTCGATCCCCAGACAGCGGAACAGGGAGTCCCCGAGAACCTGCTTCTCTGGCGCCAGGGCTCCGAATCCCTGCTGGATGTGGTCGGCGGTGACAATTCCGAAGTGAGCTTTTCGATGCTCCGGCAGACAGTCCCTGCCCTGCAGCTGGCCACCATGCAGGCCGAATCCAACGGGCTGGGTTTCCTGAGCTTCTACGAACTGCCCGTCGAGGAACAGAGCATGTTCCGGATGCTGCTGCTCCTGCCCCTGGGCGCGCTGATCGTGGCGTTCATGCGGATGGTGATCGGTATTCGGACTTCCGGTACCTTCATGCCCGTGCTGATCGCCGTGGCCTTCGTGCAGACCACCCTGCTTCCCGGGCTCATAGCCTTCCTGTCCGTGGTGGCCATCGGGCTTCTGATGCGGGGCTATCTTTCCAGTCTCAACCTGTTGCTGGTATCCCGGATCTCCGCCCTGATCATCCTGGTCATCTTTATTACCGCCGGGCTGTCCATCATTGGCTACCAGATGGGCTTCAACACCGGCATGACGGTGACCTTCTTCCCCATGGTGATCATCGCCTGGACCATCGAGCGGATGTCCATCCTCTGGGAGGAAGAAGGCGTCCGCGAGGTGATGATCCAGGGCTCGGGCAGCCTGTTCGTGGCGATCTGCGCCTACCTGGTCATGAGCGCCCCACTCGCCGGCCATCTGACCTTCAACTTCCCGGAACTTCACCTGGTGATTCTCGGGTTCATACTGCTGATGGGTCAGTACACCGGCTACAAGCTCAGCGAACTTCGTCGATTTTCACCCATGAAGGTGTACGACTGA